A genomic stretch from Erigeron canadensis isolate Cc75 chromosome 9, C_canadensis_v1, whole genome shotgun sequence includes:
- the LOC122581088 gene encoding linoleate 13S-lipoxygenase 2-1, chloroplastic-like: protein MLNPQVNHHQSHQTPCPPLLTRWKKAFVAGDGGANPTSFISHNTLAFPVKRHDFRARRRHSGNKAPGQIKAVASDQSIGAKTISVKAVITVQMTVGGVLSNLSFTRALDDIGDLLGKSLLLELVAAETDPKTGLKKETIKDYAHRTGQDVDDMTYLAEFEIPEDFGSIGAIFIENEHHKEVFVENVVIEGLAVGPISATCNSWVHSKFDNPDKRVFFLDKVSCLPSQTPSGLQSLREMELAILRGDGVADKPREKNDRIYDYDTYNDLGDPDKDPDLARPVLGTKDFPYPRRCKTGRPRTKADPLSESRSGDVYVPRDEAFSEIKNLTFSFKTVYSVLHAVLPSLETTMIDKDLGFPYFTAIESLFNEGVNLPPLENKGFLGNILPRLLKSFEDAQNNVLRFETPEMIERDKFGWVRDEEFCRQTIAGLNPLSISLVTEWPLTSKLDPEVYGPPESAITKEIIERQIRGFCTLEEALENKKLFMLDYHDIFLPYVNKVRDLTNLKTTLYGSRTLMYLTPTGTLRPIAIELVRPPGNGKPQWKRAFTPCWDATGAWLWKLAKVHALAHDSGYHQLVSHWLRTHCCTEPYIIATNRQLSKMHPIHNLLHPHFRYTMEINALAREALINCGGIIESCFSPGKYSIELSSVAYGLQWRFDHEALPADLIARGMAVEDPDSPHGLKLAIEDYPYANDGLVLWDIIKDWVTNYVNHYYPEENLVESDEELQAWWTEIRTKGHADKKDEPWWPVLKTPKDLIGILTTIIWVASGHHAAVNFGQYDYAGYIPNRGTIARVKMPCEDPTAEEWEAFKRRPEDELLSAFPSQIQASQVMAVLDVLSNHSPDEEYIGDTMEPVFEATPQIKAAYQIFSGKLKELDGIIDARNADETLKNRNGVGVIPYNLLKPFSEPGVTSMGVPNSISI, encoded by the exons ATGTTGAATCCTCAAGTCAATCACCACCAATCCCACCAAACTCCTTGTCCACCATTACTCACACGGTGGAAGAAGGCTTTTGTCGCCGGAGATGGCGGTGCAAATCCAACTTCCTTTATATCTCACAACACTCTTGCATTTCCCGTTAAGCGTCACGATTTTCGTGCAAGGCGCCGCCACTCTGGCAACAAGGCGCCAGGCCAAATTAAGGCCGTGGCAAGTGATCAATCCATTGGTGCCAAAACCATAAGTGTTAAAGCGGTAATTACGGTCCAAATGACCGTAGGCGGGGTTCTTTCGAACCTTAGTTTTACAAGAGCGCTAGACGATATTGGCGATTTGCTTGGGAAATCGCTCCTTTTGGAGCTTGTTGCTGCCGAGACTGACCCTA AAACGGGATTAAAGAAGGAAACAATAAAAGATTATGCACATCGAACGGGTCAGGACGTAGATGACATGACATATTTAGCAGAGTTTGAGATTCCAGAAGATTTTGGCTCAATTGGGGCCATTTTCATAGAAAATGAACACCACAAAGAAGTATTCGTGGAAAATGTAGTAATTGAAGGCCTTGCCGTAGGCCCAATCAGTGCCACATGCAATTCTTGGGTACATTCCAAGTTCGATAACCCAGATAAACGTGTTTTCTTCCTTGATAAG GTATCGTGCCTACCGTCACAAACACCAAGTGGTCTACAGTCTCTACGAGAGATGGAACTAGCCATTCTTCGAGGCGATGGTGTCGCAGACAAGCCCCGGGAAAAGAATGATAGAATCTACGACTATGATACATATAACGATCTCGGTGATCCTGACAAGGATCCTGACTTGGCTCGCCCTGTCCTTGGTACCAAAGATTTCCCTTACCCTCGGCGTTGCAAAACTGGCCGACCTCGAACTAAAGCAG ATCCACTGTCAGAGTCCAGAAGTGGTGACGTTTACGTGCCAAGGGATGAAGCCTTTTCAGAGATTAAGAACCTAACGTTTTCATTCAAGACCGTTTATTCAGTGCTGCATGCGGTCTTACCTTCGTTAGAGACAACTATGATCGACAAAGATCTTGGATTCCCATACTTTACAGCTATCGAGTCTCTGTTCAACGAAGGAGTTAATTTGCCACCACTGGAAAACAAAGGATTTCTTGGAAATATTTTGCCAAGACTTTTGAAGTCTTTTGAAGATGCCCAGAATAACGTCTTGCGATTTGAGACTCCTGAAATGATTGAAA GGGATAAGTTTGGTTGGGTTAGGGATGAAGAGTTTTGTCGACAAACCATTGCTGGTCTTAATCCTTTGAGTATTAGCTTAGTCACG GAATGGCCACTGACAAGTAAACTTGACCCTGAAGTGTATGGTCCACCTGAATCGGCAATAACCAAAGAGATCATTGAGAGACAGATTAGAGGCTTCTGCACGCTTGAGGAG GCATTAGAGAACAAGAAGCTTTTCATGCTAGATTATCATGATATCTTCCTACCCTATGTTAACAAAGTTAGAGACCTCACAAATTTGAAAACAACTTTGTATGGATCAAGAACTCTAATGTACCTTACTCCAACGGGTACACTGAGGCCAATAGCCATAGAGTTGGTTAGACCACCAGGTAACGGCAAACCTCAATGGAAACGAGCCTTCACTCCTTGTTGGGATGCAACTGGTGCTTGGTTATGGAAGCTTGCCAAGGTTCATGCTCTTGCTCATGATAGCGGTTATCATCAGCTTGTTAGTCATTG GTTGAGAACACACTGTTGCACTGAGCCCTATATTATTGCAACCAATCGTCAGCTTAGTAAAATGCACCCTATACACAACCTCTTACACCCTCATTTCCGATACACTATGGAGATCAATGCTTTGGCTCGTGAAGCCCTTATAAATTGTGGTGGAATTATCGAGTCATGCTTTTCACCTGGAAAGTATAGCATAGAGTTGAGTTCAGTTGCATATGGTCTACAGTGGCGGTTCGACCATGAAGCATTGCCAGCTGATCTTATTGCTAG GGGAATGGCTGTGGAAGATCCAGATTCACCCCATGGTTTAAAGCTAGCTATTGAAGATTATCCATATGCAAATGATGGTCTGGTTCTTTGGGATATCATTAAAGATTGGGTTACAAACTACGTCAACCACTACTACCCAGAAGAGAATCTTGTAGAATCCGATGAAGAGCTTCAAGCATGGTGGACGGAGATTAGAACAAAGGGCCATGCTGACAAGAAAGACGAACCATGGTGGCCCGTTCTCAAGACACCAAAAGATCTTATCGGCATTCTCACAACAATCATATGGGTAGCATCAGGTCATCACGCAGCTGTCAACTTTGGGCAGTATGACTATGCTGGATACATCCCTAACAGGGGCACCATAGCCCGAGTCAAAATGCCATGTGAAGACCCAACTGCTGAAGAATGGGAAGCTTTTAAACGTAGGCCTGAAGACGAACTCCTTTCTGCATTTCCTTCACAGATACAAGCGTCACAAGTCATGGCCGTTCTAGATGTTTTATCGAATCATTCTCCAGACGAAGAATATATAGGTGATACGATGGAGCCAGTATTCGAGGCAACTCCACAGATAAAAGCCGCTTATCAAATCTTTTCAGGGAAGTTGAAAGAGTTGGATGGAATTATAGATGCTAGGAATGCAGATGAGACCTTGAAGAATAGAAATGGAGTTGGGGTAATACCATATAATCTTCTAAAGCCTTTTTCGGAACCTGGTGTGACTAGTATGGGGGTTCCAAATAGCATTTCCATCTAA
- the LOC122581089 gene encoding linoleate 13S-lipoxygenase 2-1, chloroplastic-like produces MLKPQVNHHHHQTPCPPLLTQWKKAFVAGDGGANPTSFIPHNTLAFPVKRHDFRASRRHSSNKAPDQIKAVASDQSIGAKTISVKAVITVQMTVGGILSNLSFTRALDDIGDLLGKSLLLELVAAETDPKTGLKKETIKDYAHQTGQDSDDITYLAEFEIPEDFGTVGAILIENEHHKEIFVKNVVIEGLAVGQITATCNSWVHSKFDNPDKRVFFLDKVSCLPSQTPSGLQSLRQMELAIFRGEGVADQPREKKDRIYDYDVYNDLGDPDNDPDLARPVLGTKDFPYPRRCKTGRPRTKADPLTESRSGDVYVPRDEAFSEIKNLTFSFKTVYSVLHAVLPSLETTVIDKDLGFPYFTAIESLFNEGVNLPPLENKGFLGNILPRLLKSLEDAQNNVLRFETPEMIERDKFGWIRDEEFCRQTIAGLNPLSISLVTEWPLTSKLDPEVYGPPESAITKEIVERQIRGFCTLEEALENKKLFILDYHDIFLPYVNKVRDLTNLKTTLYGSRTLMYLTPTGTLRPLAIELVRPPGNGKPQWKRAFTPCWDATGAWLWKLAKVHALAHDSSYHELVSHWLRTHCCTEPYIIATNRQLSKMHPIHNLLHPHFRYTMEINALAREALINCGGIIESCFSPGKYSIELSSVAYGLQWRFDHEALPADLIARGMAVEDPDSPHGLKLAIEDYPYANDGLVLWDIIKDWVTNYVNHYYPEENLVESDEELQAWWTEIRTKGHADKKDEPWWPVLKTPKDLIGILTTIIWVASGHHAAVNFGQYDYAGYIPNRGTIARVKMPCEDPTAEEWEAFKRRPEDELLSAFPSQIQASQVMAVLDVLSNHSPDEEYIGNTMEPVFEATPQIKAAYEIFSGKLKELDGIIDARNADETLKNRNGVGVIPYNLLKPFSEPGVTGMGVPNSISI; encoded by the exons ATGTTGAAACCTCAAGtaaatcaccaccaccaccaaactccTTGTCCACCATTACTCACACAGTGGAAGAAGGCTTTTGTCGCCGGAGATGGTGGTGCAAATCCAACTTCCTTTATACCTCACAACACTCTTGCATTTCCTGTTAAGCGTCACGATTTTCGTGCAAGTCGCCGCCACTCTAGCAACAAGGCGCCAGACCAAATTAAGGCTGTGGCAAGTGATCAATCTATTGGTGCCAAAACCATAAGTGTTAAAGCGGTGATTACGGTCCAAATGACTGTAGGCGGGATTTTATCGAACCTTAGTTTTACAAGAGCTCTTGACGATATTGGAGATTTGCTTGGGAAATCACTCCTTTTGGAGCTCGTTGCTGCTGAGACCGACCCTA AAACGGGATTAAAGAAGGAAACAATTAAGGATTATGCACATCAAACGGGTCAAGACTCAGATGACATCACATATTTAGCAGAGTTTGAAATTCCAGAAGATTTTGGTACAGTTGGGGCCATTCTCATAGAAAACGAACACCACAAAGAAATATTTGTGAAAAATGTGGTAATTGAAGGCCTTGCCGTAGGGCAAATCACTGCCACATGCAATTCTTGGGTACATTCTAAGTTCGATAACCCTGATAAACGTGTTTTCTTCCTTGATAAG GTATCATGCTTACCATCACAGACACCAAGTGGTCTACAGTCTCTACGACAGATGGAACTAGCCATTTTTCGAGGCGAAGGTGTCGCCGACCAACCCCGAGAAAAGAAGGATAGAATCTACGACTATGATGTATATAACGACCTCGGTGATCCTGACAATGATCCTGACTTGGCTCGCCCTGTCCTTGGTACCAAGGATTTCCCTTACCCTAGACGTTGCAAAACTGGCCGACCTCGAACTAAAGCAG ATCCATTAACAGAGTCAAGAAGTGGTGACGTTTACGTGCCAAGGGATGAAGCCTTTTCAGAGATTAAGAATCTAACGTTTTCATTCAAGACCGTATATTCAGTGCTGCATGCGGTCTTACCTTCGTTAGAGACAACTGTGATCGACAAAGATCTTGGGTTCCCATACTTTACAGCCATCGAGTCTTTGTTCAACGAAGGAGTTAATTTGCCACCACTGGAAAACAAAGGATTTCTTGGAAATATTTTGCCAAGACTTTTGAAGTCTTTAGAAGATGCCCAGAATAATGTCTTGCGTTTTGAGACTCCTGAAATGATTGAAC GAGATAAGTTTGGTTGGATTAGGGATGAAGAGTTCTGTAGACAAACCATTGCTGGTCTTAATCCTCTGAGTATTAGCTTAGTCACG GAATGGCCACTGACAAGTAAACTTGACCCTGAAGTGTATGGTCCACCTGAATCGGCAATAACCAAAGAGATCGTTGAGAGACAGATTAGAGGCTTCTGCACGCTAGAGGAG GCATTGGAGAACAAGAAGCTTTTCATTCTAGATTATCATGATATCTTCCTACCTTACGTTAACAAAGTTAGAGACCTCACAAATTTGAAAACAACTTTGTATGGATCAAGAACTCTAATGTACCTTACTCCAACGGGTACATTGAGGCCATTAGCCATAGAGTTGGTTAGACCACCAGGTAACGGCAAACCTCAATGGAAGCGAGCTTTCACTCCTTGTTGGGATGCAACTGGTGCTTGGTTATGGAAGCTTGCCAAGGTTCATGCTCTTGCTCATGATAGCAGTTATCATGAGCTCGTTAGTCATTG GTTGAGAACACACTGTTGCACAGAGCCCTATATTATTGCAACTAATCGCCAGCTTAGTAAAATGCACCCTATACACAACCTCTTACACCCTCATTTCCGATACACTATGGAGATCAATGCTTTGGCTCGTGAAGCCCTTATAAATTGTGGTGGAATTATCGAGTCATGCTTTTCACCTGGAAAGTATAGCATAGAGTTGAGTTCAGTTGCATATGGTCTACAGTGGCGGTTCGACCATGAAGCATTGCCAGCTGATCTTATTGCTAG GGGAATGGCTGTGGAAGATCCAGATTCACCCCATGGTTTAAAGCTAGCTATTGAAGATTATCCATATGCAAATGATGGTCTGGTTCTTTGGGATATCATTAAAGATTGGGTTACAAACTACGTCAACCACTACTACCCAGAAGAGAATCTTGTAGAATCCGATGAAGAGCTTCAAGCATGGTGGACGGAGATTAGAACAAAGGGCCATGCTGACAAGAAAGACGAACCATGGTGGCCCGTTCTCAAGACACCAAAAGATCTTATCGGCATTCTCACAACAATCATATGGGTAGCATCAGGTCATCACGCAGCTGTCAACTTTGGGCAGTATGACTATGCTGGATACATCCCTAACAGGGGCACCATAGCCCGAGTCAAAATGCCATGTGAAGACCCAACTGCTGAAGAATGGGAAGCTTTTAAACGCAGGCCTGAAGACGAACTCCTTTCTGCATTTCCTTCACAGATACAAGCGTCACAAGTTATGGCTGTTCTAGATGTATTATCAAATCATTCTCCAGACGAAGAATATATTGGTAACACGATGGAGCCAGTATTTGAGGCAACTCCACAGATAAAAGCGGCTTATGAAATCTTTTCAGGGAAGTTGAAAGAGTTGGATGGAATTATAGATGCTAGGAATGCAGATGAGACCTTGAAGAATAGAAATGGAGTTGGGGTAATACCATATAATCTTCTAAAGCCTTTTTCGGAACCTGGTGTGACTGGTATGGGGGTTCCAAATAGCATTTCCATCTAA